The Methanoregula boonei 6A8 genome has a window encoding:
- a CDS encoding radical SAM protein yields MTTDTSRSTTAVILDGYVDEPACLGVPPYISPYIRTVAGAISVHGFSVRYLTIDQLRNDPQIFAAMDRAGLLVMIAGVTVPGKYLGGTPATITEIQQVGHQLRGPKKLIGGPIGFGYAGEGGKKAVRQVIAGFDALLEGDPAVALDRYLAGGDPTGVFDYTRTDPWSVAGAGIIVQHPDFPYVMCELETARGCSHGATGGCSFCTEPFYGLPRYRSVSGVAAEVAALASHGARHFRVGRQPDLLAYGADAGEYPAPRPDLLEELFSSIRTSAPDLKTLHIDNTNPATIARHEEKSREALAAIIRYHTPGDVAAFGMETADPAVVAANNLKAQPDEVFRAIEIANEIGGVRRDGIPELLPGLNFVCGLAGETPATYDKNEQFLSRVLAAGLLVRRVNIRQVMPFEGTPAYTNNTLGKNERRFRAFKEFVREKIDLLMLRQVYPIGTILRDVRIEVSGELSFGRQPGSYPILAGIPLNLPARTVIDAVVVDWGMRSITALPLPLNINTLPASALRWMPGVGKKRVAAVIAKRPFKDVAAFVKVAGSSALDPYLEC; encoded by the coding sequence ATGACCACTGACACCTCCCGGAGCACAACCGCAGTTATTCTCGACGGGTATGTGGACGAACCCGCGTGCCTCGGTGTCCCTCCGTACATCTCTCCCTATATCCGGACGGTGGCAGGGGCCATCAGTGTGCACGGTTTTTCCGTCAGGTATCTCACCATCGACCAGCTCAGGAACGACCCGCAGATCTTCGCCGCAATGGACCGGGCCGGCCTGCTCGTCATGATCGCGGGGGTTACAGTACCGGGAAAATATCTTGGCGGTACTCCTGCCACGATCACCGAGATCCAGCAGGTGGGCCACCAGCTGAGGGGCCCAAAAAAACTGATCGGCGGGCCCATCGGCTTTGGGTACGCAGGCGAGGGCGGGAAGAAAGCGGTCCGGCAGGTAATCGCCGGTTTTGACGCATTGCTCGAAGGGGATCCGGCCGTTGCACTCGACCGGTACCTTGCCGGGGGAGATCCAACGGGGGTGTTCGATTATACGCGGACGGATCCGTGGAGCGTGGCAGGCGCCGGCATTATCGTGCAGCACCCGGACTTCCCGTACGTGATGTGCGAACTGGAGACCGCCCGGGGCTGCTCTCACGGGGCGACCGGGGGCTGTTCGTTCTGTACCGAGCCGTTCTACGGCCTGCCCCGGTACCGTTCCGTATCCGGGGTCGCAGCCGAGGTTGCGGCTCTTGCCTCTCATGGGGCCCGCCACTTCCGGGTGGGCCGGCAGCCGGATCTCCTTGCCTACGGGGCAGACGCGGGTGAGTACCCGGCGCCCCGCCCGGATCTCCTCGAAGAACTCTTCTCCTCGATCCGTACCTCGGCGCCGGATCTTAAAACGCTCCACATCGACAATACGAACCCGGCCACCATTGCCCGGCACGAGGAGAAGAGCCGGGAGGCACTCGCCGCGATCATCCGGTACCACACACCCGGGGATGTGGCCGCGTTCGGTATGGAGACCGCTGATCCGGCTGTTGTGGCGGCCAATAATCTCAAGGCACAGCCGGACGAGGTTTTCAGGGCAATAGAGATCGCAAACGAAATTGGCGGGGTTCGCCGTGACGGGATCCCCGAACTGCTGCCCGGTCTCAACTTTGTCTGTGGCCTTGCCGGGGAAACGCCTGCGACATACGACAAAAACGAGCAGTTCCTTTCACGGGTGCTCGCGGCCGGTCTTCTTGTCCGGCGCGTCAATATCCGTCAGGTGATGCCGTTTGAAGGAACGCCGGCCTATACGAACAATACGCTCGGGAAAAACGAACGCCGGTTCCGGGCCTTCAAGGAGTTTGTGCGGGAAAAGATCGATCTCCTCATGCTCCGTCAGGTCTACCCCATAGGGACCATCCTCCGCGATGTACGCATAGAAGTCTCAGGGGAGCTCTCGTTTGGCCGGCAGCCGGGATCGTACCCGATCCTGGCCGGTATCCCGCTAAATCTCCCGGCCCGGACTGTGATCGATGCGGTTGTGGTGGACTGGGGCATGCGTTCGATCACCGCCCTTCCGCTGCCGCTCAATATCAATACCCTGCCGGCATCTGCCCTCCGCTGGATGCCCGGCGTGGGGAAAAAACGCGTGGCGGCCGTAATAGCAAAGAGGCCGTTTAAGGATGTTGCTGCGTTTGTGAAGGTCGCAGGGAGCTCGGCTCTCGACCCGTATCTTGAATGCTAG
- a CDS encoding 6-hydroxymethylpterin diphosphokinase MptE-like protein, with amino-acid sequence MEFSAWEPYYLEILAYFGFSREDDEKAAALLAALTDRDDLPALVRLVKGRDVAVCGNAPGLARELSRIPVGHVVFAADAAADVLYMHGIRPDAVFTDLDGATDHLIEMNRAGTIAVVHAHGDNIPLLQHWVKRLPGPLIATTQSTPFGHVHNFGGFSDGDRAVFAADALGAKTITLIGFDLDDRNVDPVKRGKLMWAKKLLALIGHDH; translated from the coding sequence ATGGAGTTCTCCGCATGGGAGCCATATTACCTCGAAATCCTCGCTTACTTCGGGTTCTCCAGGGAAGACGATGAGAAGGCTGCGGCTCTGCTTGCGGCACTTACCGATCGCGATGACCTTCCCGCACTTGTGCGGCTGGTGAAAGGCCGGGATGTAGCCGTCTGCGGGAACGCCCCCGGCCTTGCGAGGGAGCTCTCCCGGATCCCGGTGGGGCACGTGGTCTTTGCCGCCGATGCCGCGGCCGACGTGCTTTACATGCACGGTATCCGGCCGGATGCGGTTTTTACCGATCTTGACGGAGCAACCGATCATCTCATAGAGATGAACCGGGCGGGGACCATTGCGGTAGTGCATGCACACGGTGACAACATCCCGCTCCTGCAGCACTGGGTGAAAAGGCTGCCGGGCCCTCTGATCGCCACCACGCAAAGCACGCCGTTTGGACATGTACACAACTTCGGCGGGTTCTCGGATGGGGACCGGGCGGTCTTTGCTGCCGATGCGCTCGGGGCAAAGACGATCACGCTTATCGGCTTCGACCTCGATGACAGAAATGTCGACCCGGTCAAGCGCGGGAAACTTATGTGGGCTAAGAAACTGCTTGCCCTGATCGGCCATGACCACTGA
- a CDS encoding DHH family phosphoesterase, whose product MPETAAFEPQAPTKYCIFGCGTSGYNIILELAKENERVIVVDRDETRVRHLRDQKYDAYVRDIAASDMLSGLPSFEIAFVMTGDADANLAAVAGIKKRYPTVQVIARAVDPVTGQKLTAAGADLVLYPQEVVAKTAVFQIKKQHASRISQRLFSLLAGWDGILGIITHKNPDPDAIASAMALAEIARHANSKTLTTRIFYEGNIGHQENRTFVNLLDIKMEHLSLDALQKCTYLAMVDCSGPGANNDVPPQTKIQIIIDHHKDGNHAAGQGTFTDIRPGIGATASILTQYLQELDIPVDKRVATALLYGIRTDTKEFKRNVTPQDLGNAGFLLPLTDADLLDKIMSPSMSQETIDVIGKAIQNRKIQSGYLFSNVGYVMNRDALPQAADLLITLEGVNTALVYGITDTAIVISARNRDIRLHIGNALAEAFGDMGDAGGHPNMAAANLPLHYFGNVADKVTLLDVVIEPILQKFKNLVGLENEDRKNEE is encoded by the coding sequence ATGCCAGAGACCGCCGCGTTTGAGCCGCAAGCCCCAACGAAATACTGCATCTTCGGGTGCGGCACCAGCGGGTACAACATCATCCTCGAACTCGCCAAAGAGAACGAACGCGTGATCGTGGTTGACCGCGATGAAACGCGCGTACGCCATCTCCGCGATCAGAAATACGACGCGTATGTACGGGATATTGCTGCATCGGATATGCTCTCCGGCCTTCCATCGTTTGAGATCGCTTTTGTGATGACCGGCGATGCGGATGCCAATCTTGCCGCGGTTGCGGGTATTAAGAAACGGTACCCGACCGTCCAGGTGATCGCCCGTGCTGTGGATCCGGTGACAGGCCAGAAGCTCACGGCCGCCGGGGCTGACCTTGTCCTTTACCCTCAGGAGGTCGTGGCAAAGACCGCGGTCTTCCAGATCAAAAAGCAGCACGCGAGCCGGATTTCGCAGAGGCTTTTCTCGCTCCTTGCCGGCTGGGATGGAATCCTTGGGATCATCACCCACAAGAACCCTGACCCGGATGCGATCGCAAGTGCCATGGCCCTTGCCGAGATCGCCCGGCATGCGAACTCAAAAACGCTCACAACCCGGATCTTCTACGAAGGAAATATCGGACATCAGGAGAACCGGACGTTTGTCAACCTTCTCGATATCAAGATGGAGCACCTCTCCTTGGACGCGCTCCAGAAATGCACGTACCTTGCCATGGTGGACTGCTCGGGCCCGGGAGCTAACAACGACGTCCCGCCCCAGACAAAGATCCAGATCATCATTGACCACCACAAGGACGGGAACCACGCGGCCGGGCAGGGTACGTTCACCGATATCCGCCCGGGTATCGGGGCAACCGCGAGCATCCTGACTCAGTATCTCCAGGAGCTCGATATCCCGGTTGATAAGAGGGTGGCAACAGCACTCCTGTATGGCATACGGACTGACACAAAAGAGTTCAAGCGCAACGTAACCCCGCAGGACCTGGGAAATGCCGGCTTTTTGCTCCCGCTCACAGATGCGGACCTGCTCGACAAGATTATGTCGCCGTCCATGTCGCAGGAGACCATCGATGTGATAGGTAAGGCAATCCAGAACCGGAAGATCCAGAGCGGGTATCTCTTCTCTAACGTCGGTTACGTGATGAACCGCGATGCCCTCCCGCAGGCAGCTGACCTCTTGATCACACTTGAAGGGGTGAACACGGCGCTCGTGTACGGGATCACCGATACCGCTATCGTGATCTCGGCCCGGAACCGGGATATCCGGCTCCATATCGGGAATGCGCTTGCCGAGGCGTTCGGGGACATGGGGGATGCCGGCGGCCACCCCAACATGGCCGCGGCAAACCTCCCGCTCCACTATTTTGGGAACGTGGCAGACAAGGTAACACTCCTTGACGTTGTTATCGAGCCGATCCTCCAGAAGTTCAAGAACCTCGTGGGCCTGGAAAACGAGGACCGGAAAAATGAGGAGTAA
- the rbr gene encoding rubrerythrin gives MEFIGSKTEKNVLAAFAGESQARNRYSYFGKVAKNEGYEQIAAVFLQTAEEEKEHAKLFFSFLKGGMVEITAAYPAGVIGTTKANLKAAADGEMMEWGTLYPTFAGTAKDEGFIPIANIFRQVAVVEKYHEQRYNRLLANLEKGMVFKRDTPVKWYCRECGYVYEGTTAPATCPACAHPQAYFEIYAENF, from the coding sequence ATGGAGTTTATCGGCAGCAAAACGGAAAAAAATGTCCTTGCGGCATTTGCCGGGGAATCCCAGGCCAGGAACCGGTACAGCTATTTTGGCAAAGTGGCAAAAAACGAGGGGTACGAGCAGATCGCAGCGGTCTTTTTACAGACCGCCGAGGAGGAAAAAGAGCACGCGAAACTCTTCTTCTCGTTCCTCAAGGGAGGGATGGTGGAGATCACGGCCGCATATCCCGCCGGTGTGATCGGGACCACAAAAGCGAACCTGAAGGCGGCCGCTGACGGCGAGATGATGGAATGGGGGACACTCTACCCGACCTTTGCCGGGACAGCAAAAGACGAGGGATTTATCCCGATCGCAAACATTTTTCGGCAGGTGGCGGTGGTCGAGAAGTACCATGAACAGAGGTACAACCGGCTCCTTGCAAACCTCGAAAAAGGGATGGTCTTCAAACGCGATACTCCGGTGAAGTGGTACTGCCGGGAGTGCGGGTACGTGTACGAAGGGACAACAGCTCCGGCAACATGCCCGGCCTGCGCCCACCCGCAGGCATATTTCGAAATCTACGCGGAGAACTTTTAA
- a CDS encoding ABC transporter ATP-binding protein → MTADTVSPGADQLPPMIPTVRRFFRYMAPHRFRLALVIVFMAVSALLTAAFSLLMGEATTLISSGPGPLAPLEEVIAALTAAALVTWLVGVVSQKFLSDIAQDALYSLRCDLVSHIQTLSLNFFDRRPIGELMSRVTNDTQVIEQYISIGALQTGQAIMTIVIISIVMLWVNVEFTVLAYIVVLGLVWVSWLLTKTSGPAFALLQEKTGDLNGFAEEWLSGEKTVIASRQQGEAAERFSAFSTRVAAIGEKAQFSALISQQISSIFTTVLIVALLVVGGLLVMNGMAAIGTLIAFIGFSFSLLNSFTTIFSVYAQILNAIVGMSRVFAVMDETPVVADLPEAPAMASVTGDVEFDHVDFSYIKGRRVLSDNTFHAAPGQIFGLCGPTGAGKSTIINILTRYYDIESGGIRVDGTDIRSVQQDTLRVQIAQVLQEPFLFSDTIMANLKYAREGATNEECIRAAKQANAHEFILRQPKGYDTVLVDGGTNLSQGQRQMLTIARAIVADPRMLILDEATSNVDTRTEKLIQEGLLTLQKDKTSFIIAHRLSTIRHADQILVIDKGRIVERGTHAELMEKKGFYYDLYMSQFRGRLAGIVKE, encoded by the coding sequence ATGACCGCAGATACGGTGTCTCCCGGCGCGGACCAGCTCCCCCCGATGATCCCGACCGTGCGGCGTTTCTTCCGGTACATGGCCCCGCACCGGTTCAGGCTCGCGCTCGTGATCGTCTTTATGGCGGTTTCGGCCCTGCTCACTGCCGCATTCTCGCTCCTGATGGGCGAAGCCACCACCCTGATCTCGTCAGGCCCGGGTCCGCTTGCCCCGCTCGAAGAAGTGATCGCAGCCCTTACCGCAGCGGCCCTGGTTACCTGGCTTGTCGGGGTCGTCTCCCAGAAGTTCCTCTCGGATATCGCGCAGGATGCGCTGTACTCCCTCCGCTGCGACCTTGTCTCCCACATCCAGACGCTTTCGCTTAACTTCTTTGACCGGCGCCCGATTGGCGAACTGATGAGCCGGGTCACCAATGACACGCAGGTGATCGAGCAGTACATCAGCATCGGAGCCCTCCAGACCGGCCAGGCCATCATGACAATCGTGATCATAAGCATTGTCATGCTCTGGGTCAATGTGGAATTCACCGTCCTTGCCTACATCGTGGTGCTGGGCCTTGTCTGGGTCTCATGGCTGCTCACCAAGACCTCGGGGCCCGCGTTTGCCCTGCTCCAGGAAAAGACCGGCGATCTCAACGGGTTTGCGGAGGAGTGGCTCTCGGGAGAAAAGACCGTGATCGCGAGCCGGCAGCAGGGAGAGGCCGCCGAGCGGTTCTCCGCGTTCAGCACCCGGGTGGCCGCAATCGGCGAAAAGGCCCAGTTCTCCGCGCTCATCAGCCAGCAGATCTCATCGATCTTTACCACCGTGCTCATAGTAGCGCTCCTTGTCGTGGGCGGCCTCTTAGTGATGAACGGGATGGCCGCGATCGGCACCCTGATTGCATTCATCGGCTTCTCGTTCTCGCTCTTAAATTCCTTTACCACGATCTTCTCGGTGTATGCCCAGATCCTCAACGCGATTGTAGGGATGTCCCGCGTCTTTGCGGTCATGGATGAGACGCCGGTCGTGGCTGATCTGCCCGAAGCGCCGGCCATGGCGTCTGTTACCGGGGATGTGGAGTTTGACCATGTGGACTTCTCGTATATCAAAGGGCGGCGGGTACTCTCTGACAACACGTTTCACGCAGCGCCCGGGCAGATTTTCGGCCTCTGTGGACCCACCGGCGCCGGGAAGAGTACCATCATCAACATCCTGACCCGGTATTACGATATCGAGAGCGGTGGAATCCGGGTGGATGGGACCGATATCCGGTCAGTACAGCAGGACACGCTTCGCGTCCAGATCGCGCAGGTGCTCCAGGAGCCATTCCTCTTCTCCGATACGATTATGGCAAACCTGAAATACGCACGGGAAGGTGCAACGAATGAGGAATGTATCCGTGCAGCAAAGCAGGCCAATGCCCACGAGTTCATCCTCCGCCAGCCCAAAGGCTACGACACGGTACTCGTGGACGGTGGCACGAACCTCTCGCAGGGGCAGCGCCAGATGCTCACCATTGCCCGGGCAATCGTGGCCGACCCGAGGATGCTCATCCTCGATGAGGCGACCAGTAATGTCGATACCCGGACCGAGAAGCTGATCCAGGAAGGGCTGTTGACCCTCCAGAAAGACAAGACATCGTTTATCATCGCTCACCGCCTCTCCACGATTCGGCATGCCGACCAGATCCTGGTCATCGATAAGGGAAGGATCGTGGAACGCGGTACACACGCCGAACTCATGGAAAAGAAAGGGTTCTATTACGATCTCTACATGAGCCAGTTCCGGGGAAGGCTCGCCGGGATCGTAAAAGAGTAA
- a CDS encoding ABC transporter ATP-binding protein, which yields MAADWHRRILTVWNGYRKWLVLSLVLTIAGALCTLAIPLLSQALINQGILGNNLGVVIHYGGYMLVLTMVAAGCQVANTLIAVKFSERTANYLRTESYRHIQELSFGNIDRMRPSDLLVRLTNDIQNVKIAIQQGILNLPLVPVMLIITILLIAFYTPALIGLMVVLLVVFTILLTAYLRFVLPVFAVRQEKYDAMNGRLQENLAGVRVVKAFVRQRLENDRFSRVAGEVRGSSLRAQTSIAILIPTMLLVVNLGLAAIFFIGGTSVLSGTGFSIGEVIASIQYLFLLIMPFMILGTVLPAISASRPSFDRIYELLDTKAEVNDPAKPAAFDPSSVKGRVVFDHVSFGYRTPEGTPGPLVLRDISVVAEPGETIGILGATGSGKSTLIHLLPRFYDVTDGRITLDGTDIRQIPQDTLRRTVAICLQQPNLFFGTIRENILFGADDRSDANMVAAAEDADAAGFITNIPRGYDDAVSRHGANFSGGQRQRLAIARTLAAKPKILILDDSTSACDVATEARIQDRINQRFAGVTKILVAQRISTVIAADRILLLDSGKIVASGTHEELLAISPEYREIYDSQLGRGIVGRGTS from the coding sequence ATGGCGGCAGACTGGCATCGGCGTATCCTGACAGTATGGAACGGTTACCGGAAATGGCTCGTCCTCTCCCTTGTCCTGACGATTGCGGGGGCACTGTGCACGCTTGCCATCCCCCTGCTCTCGCAGGCCCTCATTAATCAGGGGATCCTTGGCAATAACCTGGGTGTGGTCATCCATTACGGGGGGTACATGCTCGTGCTCACCATGGTGGCCGCGGGCTGCCAGGTGGCAAACACCCTGATCGCAGTCAAGTTCTCCGAGCGGACTGCCAATTACCTCCGGACCGAATCGTACCGCCATATCCAGGAGCTCTCGTTTGGGAATATCGACCGGATGCGTCCGAGCGATCTTCTCGTACGGCTGACAAACGATATCCAGAACGTCAAGATCGCGATCCAGCAGGGAATCCTCAACCTCCCTCTCGTCCCGGTCATGCTCATTATCACCATCCTGCTCATTGCGTTCTACACCCCGGCCCTTATCGGCCTCATGGTCGTCCTCCTGGTTGTTTTTACGATCCTCCTTACAGCCTACCTCCGGTTCGTGCTGCCGGTCTTTGCAGTGCGCCAGGAGAAATACGATGCCATGAACGGCCGGCTCCAGGAAAACCTTGCCGGCGTCCGGGTGGTCAAGGCGTTTGTGCGCCAGCGGCTGGAAAACGACCGGTTCTCCCGGGTTGCCGGGGAGGTAAGAGGGTCGTCGCTCCGCGCCCAGACCTCGATTGCCATCCTCATCCCGACCATGCTGCTCGTGGTAAACCTCGGGCTTGCCGCGATCTTTTTTATCGGCGGCACCAGTGTGCTCTCGGGCACGGGATTTTCGATCGGCGAGGTGATCGCTTCGATCCAGTACCTCTTCCTCCTGATAATGCCGTTTATGATCCTCGGCACCGTGCTCCCGGCAATCTCTGCCTCACGGCCGTCGTTTGACCGGATCTACGAACTGCTGGACACAAAAGCGGAGGTGAACGACCCGGCAAAACCTGCGGCTTTTGACCCCTCGTCCGTAAAAGGCCGGGTGGTCTTCGACCATGTGTCGTTCGGATACCGGACCCCGGAGGGTACACCCGGGCCGCTTGTGCTCCGCGATATCTCTGTTGTGGCAGAACCGGGAGAGACGATAGGGATCCTTGGTGCCACCGGTTCGGGAAAGTCCACGCTCATCCATCTCCTTCCCCGGTTTTACGATGTCACAGACGGCAGGATTACCCTGGATGGCACCGACATCAGGCAGATCCCCCAGGACACGCTGCGCCGGACCGTTGCCATCTGCCTCCAGCAGCCCAACCTCTTCTTCGGTACGATCCGGGAGAACATCCTTTTTGGCGCAGATGACCGATCGGATGCGAACATGGTCGCCGCTGCCGAGGATGCCGATGCCGCAGGGTTTATCACCAATATTCCCCGGGGATACGATGATGCCGTGTCCCGGCACGGGGCAAATTTCTCGGGCGGCCAGCGCCAGCGCCTGGCCATAGCCCGGACCCTTGCGGCAAAACCGAAGATCCTCATCCTTGACGACAGCACGAGCGCCTGCGATGTGGCAACCGAGGCCCGGATCCAGGATCGGATCAACCAGCGGTTCGCCGGTGTTACCAAGATCCTTGTGGCGCAAAGGATTAGCACGGTGATTGCTGCGGACCGGATCCTCCTCCTTGACAGCGGGAAGATCGTTGCCTCGGGCACCCACGAGGAACTGCTGGCAATAAGCCCGGAGTACCGAGAGATCTATGATTCGCAGCTGGGCCGGGGCATTGTCGGGAGAGGTACATCATGA
- a CDS encoding flavodoxin family protein has protein sequence MKILAIHGSPRTTRSMTRQLAGFVLAGSAESGAETEMIDLADYRILPCTACEACTLNGICVNDDDMPELLARINEADALILGSPVYIDNVTGQMKVFFDRLADAIHYQQCAGKYGCAVATTGESGGDEVVAYLNHVLNYLGVISVGGMSVATGGGPEAVDAAEPAARALGKKLADAVRNGYSDPGQETEIEGNRAYFKTIVEENRDFRPDEFERWVRMGWI, from the coding sequence ATGAAGATCCTTGCCATCCACGGAAGCCCGCGTACAACCCGGAGCATGACCCGGCAGCTTGCCGGTTTTGTCCTTGCCGGTTCAGCAGAGTCCGGTGCAGAAACAGAGATGATCGACCTTGCCGACTATCGGATCCTTCCCTGCACGGCTTGCGAAGCATGCACTCTCAATGGTATCTGCGTCAACGACGACGATATGCCGGAGCTCCTCGCCCGGATAAACGAAGCCGACGCCCTGATCCTTGGCTCGCCGGTGTATATCGATAATGTCACCGGCCAGATGAAGGTCTTTTTCGACCGGCTGGCAGATGCGATCCATTACCAGCAGTGTGCCGGGAAATACGGTTGTGCGGTAGCGACCACGGGAGAATCCGGTGGCGATGAGGTGGTCGCGTATCTCAACCATGTCCTCAATTATCTTGGCGTTATATCAGTCGGGGGCATGAGCGTTGCGACCGGGGGAGGACCGGAAGCGGTAGATGCGGCAGAACCTGCCGCCCGGGCCCTCGGGAAAAAACTCGCGGATGCGGTCCGGAACGGTTATTCCGATCCGGGGCAGGAAACCGAGATCGAGGGAAACCGGGCGTACTTCAAAACGATCGTAGAAGAGAACCGGGACTTCCGCCCTGATGAGTTCGAACGGTGGGTGCGGATGGGCTGGATATAA
- a CDS encoding class I SAM-dependent methyltransferase, whose product MPAPHSRSFRDGKTLEGEIAAAMHHVRALGVTYPDHYYESLVLKYEKDSVPYPHILTILGEPRIRSHFYYGEALQRPGPLLDYGCGTGDNIRQILRDGFPRDRITGFDLSWESIDLGFDLYRDRDALRDLFVVNDTFPFRKEQFDTVYSGSVIHVIADDAELDEYLANAYRALRPGGILFGSTLGIEDGNACGPDEHGPPRVSPRSDIIRHITAAGFAEPAIVAKPHEAHRLGDKKCVFEFCATRHKNP is encoded by the coding sequence ATGCCCGCACCACATTCCCGCAGCTTCCGGGATGGGAAGACTCTCGAAGGCGAAATTGCCGCCGCCATGCACCATGTTAGGGCGCTAGGTGTAACGTACCCGGACCATTACTACGAGTCGCTTGTCCTCAAGTACGAAAAGGACAGCGTGCCTTACCCTCACATCTTAACCATCCTTGGTGAACCCCGGATCCGCAGCCATTTTTATTACGGAGAGGCTTTGCAACGGCCCGGCCCGCTCCTCGATTACGGCTGCGGAACCGGCGACAATATCCGGCAGATCCTCCGGGACGGGTTCCCGCGGGACCGGATCACCGGTTTTGACCTTTCATGGGAGAGCATCGATCTCGGTTTTGACCTGTACCGCGACCGGGACGCATTACGGGATCTTTTCGTGGTAAACGATACATTTCCCTTCAGGAAGGAGCAGTTTGATACAGTCTATTCCGGGTCCGTCATCCACGTGATTGCCGATGATGCCGAGCTCGACGAGTACCTGGCAAACGCGTATAGGGCACTCCGGCCGGGTGGTATCCTCTTTGGTTCTACGCTCGGGATCGAGGATGGCAATGCCTGTGGCCCGGATGAGCACGGGCCGCCCCGGGTCTCTCCCCGTTCCGATATTATCCGGCACATCACGGCAGCCGGGTTTGCAGAACCGGCCATCGTTGCAAAACCCCACGAGGCCCACCGCCTTGGCGACAAAAAGTGTGTCTTTGAGTTCTGCGCCACAAGGCACAAAAATCCGTAA
- a CDS encoding transglutaminase-like domain-containing protein gives MKHSGHEEFLRVTPVIDHDHPAVRKKALALAEGCTGDVEIARTCFTFVRDEIRHSWDYKANPVTLSASQVLEHTTGYCFAKSHLLAALLRANAIPAGLCYQRLKNHAEIGPAFYLHGLNAVWLEKYGWYRADARGNRADVHAEFIPPKEHLAFVPKEPGESDLTGIFSDPLPEVVRLLSEYTDYIDVRKNLPDVE, from the coding sequence ATGAAACATTCCGGCCACGAAGAGTTCCTGCGGGTGACTCCCGTTATCGACCATGATCACCCGGCCGTGAGAAAAAAGGCGCTGGCCCTTGCTGAAGGCTGCACGGGAGACGTGGAGATCGCCCGGACCTGCTTCACCTTTGTCCGTGACGAGATCCGGCACAGCTGGGATTACAAGGCAAACCCGGTTACACTCTCTGCATCGCAGGTCCTGGAGCATACCACCGGCTATTGTTTTGCAAAAAGCCACCTTCTGGCTGCCCTGCTCCGGGCAAACGCCATCCCTGCCGGGCTCTGCTACCAGCGGTTGAAAAACCATGCGGAGATCGGCCCGGCATTCTATCTCCACGGCCTCAATGCTGTCTGGCTCGAAAAGTACGGCTGGTACCGGGCGGATGCACGGGGCAACCGGGCCGATGTGCATGCAGAGTTTATCCCCCCAAAAGAGCATCTTGCGTTTGTCCCAAAAGAACCGGGCGAATCCGACCTGACCGGGATCTTCTCCGACCCGCTTCCTGAGGTGGTCCGCCTGCTCTCGGAGTATACGGACTATATCGACGTACGCAAAAATTTGCCGGACGTGGAGTAA